In a genomic window of Occallatibacter riparius:
- a CDS encoding TIGR00266 family protein has product MQTRIQGTTMPVLEVQLDPNESVFSESGELSWMSQSIQMTTHTQMGGGGGLLGVFKRVAGGGSLFMTEYRAFQYPGEVAFATKVPGHIIPIQLGQGVDYLVHRHGFLCATPQVTLSVGFQQSLGAGIFGGEGFVLQRVAGLGTAWLEISGELVQKDLAPGEVLRVHPGHVGAFHSSVSFTITTVPGIKNMIFGGDGIFLAQLVGPGTVWLQTLPISRLAHQMAHYLPRGERSNVQNAAGAGILGGIVGSILSGGDQ; this is encoded by the coding sequence ATGCAGACACGCATTCAGGGCACCACCATGCCGGTGCTTGAGGTTCAGCTTGACCCCAACGAAAGCGTCTTCTCCGAAAGCGGCGAACTCTCCTGGATGTCGCAATCCATCCAGATGACCACACACACGCAGATGGGCGGTGGTGGCGGGCTTCTCGGAGTCTTCAAGCGCGTGGCCGGCGGCGGCAGCCTCTTCATGACCGAGTACCGCGCCTTCCAGTATCCCGGCGAAGTCGCCTTCGCCACCAAGGTCCCCGGTCACATCATTCCCATCCAGCTCGGCCAGGGCGTCGACTACCTCGTGCACCGTCACGGCTTCCTCTGCGCCACGCCGCAGGTCACGCTCAGCGTAGGATTTCAGCAGTCGCTCGGCGCCGGCATCTTCGGCGGCGAGGGCTTCGTGCTCCAGCGCGTCGCCGGCCTCGGCACCGCGTGGCTTGAAATCTCCGGCGAGCTCGTCCAGAAGGACCTCGCCCCCGGCGAAGTCCTGCGCGTGCACCCCGGCCACGTAGGCGCGTTCCACTCTTCGGTCTCGTTCACCATCACCACCGTGCCCGGCATCAAGAACATGATCTTCGGCGGCGACGGCATCTTCCTCGCCCAGCTCGTCGGCCCCGGCACCGTCTGGCTTCAGACGCTGCCCATATCCCGTCTCGCGCATCAAATGGCGCATTACCTGCCGCGCGGCGAACGCAGTAATGTGCAGAACGCGGCCGGCGCGGGAATCCTTGGCGGCATCGTTGGCTCCATTCTCAGCGGAGGAGATCAGTAG
- a CDS encoding chitobiase/beta-hexosaminidase C-terminal domain-containing protein has translation MRRTLGIVLFGGLAVVCGFGQDPTTAAMQATQQANEAAMQANQQAMQAMQQASTDAMRANQQAMDDAQRTNTFSVPMTRQPRFSVDSGHVSGGTLLRITCPTHYAVIYYTTDGWTPTTASARYTGPIVIDRDTSIQAIAIAPDLTKSLISRADYQVAGSKPEAVLPVATDGVLRIGTPLRLVTAGAVDSKTAQVGDKLTLTLEQNVLVGDHIVIPRGTTVEATLTHADRAGHVGVPGDLVFEVHDLVANGLTIPLRGGETMEGVNHYKKTFGLLMVPVVGVAALATHGGDATIQPGMPVTVSVTADTPLAPTASR, from the coding sequence ATGAGACGCACTCTTGGGATTGTTCTCTTTGGCGGGTTGGCGGTGGTCTGCGGTTTTGGGCAGGACCCGACGACCGCGGCCATGCAGGCCACGCAACAGGCGAACGAAGCCGCAATGCAGGCCAACCAGCAGGCGATGCAGGCTATGCAACAGGCCAGCACGGACGCGATGCGGGCCAACCAGCAGGCCATGGACGATGCGCAGCGGACGAACACATTCTCTGTGCCGATGACGCGGCAGCCCCGATTCTCTGTGGATTCGGGACATGTGTCGGGTGGCACGCTACTGCGGATTACCTGTCCGACGCACTATGCGGTGATCTATTACACAACGGACGGCTGGACTCCGACGACGGCTTCTGCGCGGTACACGGGTCCGATTGTGATCGACCGCGATACTTCGATCCAGGCGATAGCGATTGCGCCTGACCTGACCAAGAGCCTGATCTCGCGCGCCGATTATCAGGTGGCAGGCAGCAAGCCCGAGGCGGTTCTGCCGGTGGCTACCGATGGTGTGTTGCGCATTGGGACGCCGTTGCGGCTGGTGACTGCGGGGGCTGTCGACTCGAAGACCGCGCAGGTGGGCGACAAGCTGACGTTGACGCTCGAGCAGAATGTGCTGGTTGGGGACCACATTGTCATTCCGCGAGGAACCACAGTGGAGGCGACCCTTACGCATGCCGATCGCGCAGGCCACGTGGGGGTTCCCGGAGACCTCGTTTTTGAGGTGCATGATCTTGTGGCGAATGGGCTCACGATTCCTCTGCGCGGCGGCGAGACGATGGAAGGCGTGAACCACTACAAGAAGACTTTTGGATTGCTGATGGTGCCGGTGGTGGGGGTGGCGGCGCTGGCGACCCACGGGGGCGACGCCACGATCCAGCCGGGTATGCCGGTTACGGTGTCAGTAACGGCCGATACGCCGCTGGCGCCAACGGCGAGCCGATGA
- a CDS encoding ComEA family DNA-binding protein yields the protein MKLVLISSLVLLSLTACTPEKKSPEAIRQETANATKEVTQDAKAVAQGVVDGIRNKGPVNVNKATSGDLKKLPGVDDAVAQKIIDNRPYDDSYDLVKKGAVSKSEYDQLAGKVTTH from the coding sequence ATGAAGCTTGTTTTGATTTCGTCTCTCGTTTTGCTTTCCCTCACGGCATGCACGCCGGAAAAGAAAAGCCCTGAAGCAATTCGCCAGGAAACCGCTAACGCCACCAAGGAAGTGACGCAGGACGCCAAGGCCGTTGCGCAGGGGGTGGTCGACGGCATCCGCAACAAGGGGCCGGTGAATGTGAACAAGGCGACGTCAGGCGACCTGAAGAAGCTGCCCGGCGTGGATGACGCGGTCGCGCAGAAGATTATCGACAACCGGCCTTATGACGACTCGTATGACCTGGTGAAGAAGGGCGCGGTGTCGAAGAGCGAGTACGACCAGCTGGCGGGGAAGGTGACGACGCACTAA
- the ygfZ gene encoding CAF17-like 4Fe-4S cluster assembly/insertion protein YgfZ, producing the protein MTDIALAATPTATPLTAWLESADSHPQTAAHRGTVTPVQLDAPDTETGALAYGAALHDLGWLRRVEVRGEDRFRWLSGMVTNTVSDLGPSHGNYSLVLNAQGRIQGDLTVWRNLDAAGDDKLELEIAADQTDALLAHFEHFIIMDDVELIPRERETALGLTGPRAGEVLARLGLPSLPEPRTHTRADFNGLSLRIRRGYGTLSHHYLLWTTTPTVGKLWKFLITGGAIPVGSASLEKFRIAEGIPAYGIDIAEKDLPQETSQVDRALHFSKGCYLGQEIVERIRSRGNVRRHLRQLELDGPPPPSGAELTLDGAPVGHITSAAELPLPSKPRRFALAMIRAEAEAANKPLNYAAPDAAGTARLLTAPPAL; encoded by the coding sequence ATGACCGACATCGCCCTCGCCGCCACCCCGACGGCCACCCCCCTCACAGCCTGGCTCGAGTCCGCAGACTCACATCCGCAGACTGCTGCCCACCGCGGTACCGTCACGCCTGTTCAATTGGACGCGCCGGATACAGAAACAGGGGCTCTCGCCTACGGCGCCGCCCTCCACGACCTCGGCTGGCTCCGCCGCGTCGAAGTCCGCGGCGAAGACCGCTTCCGCTGGCTCAGCGGCATGGTCACCAATACCGTCAGCGACCTCGGCCCCTCCCACGGCAACTACAGCCTGGTGCTCAACGCCCAGGGTCGGATCCAGGGCGACCTCACCGTCTGGCGCAATCTCGACGCCGCCGGAGATGACAAGCTCGAGCTCGAAATCGCCGCCGATCAGACCGACGCGCTCCTCGCACACTTCGAGCATTTCATCATCATGGATGATGTCGAGCTCATTCCCCGCGAACGCGAAACCGCCCTCGGCCTTACCGGACCCCGCGCCGGAGAAGTCCTCGCCCGCCTCGGCCTGCCCTCGCTCCCCGAGCCCCGCACCCACACCCGCGCCGACTTCAACGGGCTCAGCCTCCGGATCCGCCGCGGCTACGGCACCCTATCGCACCACTACCTCCTCTGGACCACCACCCCCACCGTCGGCAAGCTCTGGAAGTTCCTCATCACCGGCGGCGCAATCCCCGTCGGCTCGGCATCCCTCGAGAAGTTCCGCATCGCCGAGGGCATTCCCGCCTACGGCATCGATATCGCCGAGAAGGACTTGCCCCAGGAGACCTCGCAGGTCGATCGCGCCTTGCATTTCAGCAAGGGCTGCTACCTCGGCCAGGAGATCGTCGAGCGCATCCGCAGCCGCGGCAATGTCCGCCGCCACCTGCGCCAACTGGAGCTCGATGGTCCCCCACCCCCCTCCGGCGCGGAACTTACCCTCGACGGCGCCCCGGTCGGCCACATCACCTCCGCCGCCGAGCTGCCGCTGCCCAGCAAGCCTCGCCGCTTCGCCCTCGCTATGATCCGCGCCGAGGCTGAAGCCGCCAACAAGCCGCTGAACTACGCCGCCCCAGACGCCGCCGGCACTGCGCGCCTTTTAACCGCACCTCCAGCTCTCTAA
- a CDS encoding AI-2E family transporter produces the protein MNDTAGTQRQSVRSNIMFAFAVGLALYLAWLLRHVLLLIYVSALFAVVLNPLVCYISDLRIGRWKPFRRAAIVVIVFLVFASLGGFVFLALPPALDDLSDFAKEMPTRLPQILDHLKRLPFLAHIDTNNITNQLAGSVTGSATSILHSLKGWASALFTIGMGFILTVYFSLEGEVAYRWGLSFFAPRNRVRLDAALRRAETRMQRWLVGQGSLMLILGVCSTVTYMALHVRYAYALGFLTGLLNIIPVIGAAVCIGLTLVVAAIDSWGRVLGVAIFYLIYINVENSFLTPRIMKSSVDLPGLSILVGLVIGSELAGVTGALISVPTAVLVSVLLEEYLITKEAEPVSSQPLP, from the coding sequence ATGAACGACACCGCAGGCACCCAGCGCCAGAGCGTCCGCAGCAACATCATGTTCGCGTTTGCAGTGGGCCTCGCGCTCTATTTGGCTTGGCTCCTGCGGCACGTCCTTCTGCTCATCTACGTCAGCGCGCTGTTCGCTGTCGTACTCAATCCGCTGGTCTGCTACATCTCCGATCTCCGCATCGGCCGCTGGAAACCCTTCCGCCGCGCCGCCATCGTCGTCATCGTCTTCCTCGTCTTCGCCTCACTCGGTGGGTTCGTATTCCTCGCGCTGCCGCCGGCACTCGACGACCTGAGTGACTTCGCGAAGGAAATGCCCACGCGCCTTCCGCAGATCCTCGACCATCTCAAGCGCCTGCCCTTCCTCGCCCACATCGACACCAACAACATCACCAACCAACTCGCCGGCTCCGTCACAGGCTCCGCCACCTCCATCCTCCATTCCCTCAAAGGATGGGCCAGCGCCCTGTTCACCATCGGCATGGGATTCATTCTTACCGTCTACTTCAGCCTCGAGGGCGAAGTAGCTTATCGATGGGGATTGTCCTTCTTTGCACCCCGCAACCGCGTGCGCCTCGATGCCGCACTCCGCCGCGCGGAAACCCGCATGCAGCGCTGGCTAGTGGGGCAGGGAAGCCTCATGCTCATCCTCGGCGTTTGCAGCACCGTCACTTACATGGCGCTGCACGTCCGTTACGCCTACGCGCTCGGCTTCCTAACCGGATTGCTCAACATCATTCCCGTCATCGGTGCGGCAGTCTGCATCGGCCTTACCCTGGTGGTCGCCGCCATCGACTCCTGGGGACGCGTCCTCGGCGTCGCCATCTTCTATCTCATCTACATCAACGTCGAGAACTCGTTCCTCACGCCGCGCATCATGAAGTCCTCCGTCGACCTGCCCGGCCTCTCCATCCTCGTCGGCTTGGTCATCGGTTCGGAACTGGCCGGCGTCACCGGCGCGCTCATCTCGGTTCCCACTGCGGTCCTCGTCTCCGTCCTCCTCGAGGAGTACCTCATCACGAAAGAAGCTGAACCCGTCTCATCTCAGCCCCTCCCCTAG
- a CDS encoding superinfection immunity protein, producing MTHILRVLIVGGLAALAVLSFGLGMAHNAAAILGPAHLLLFLLAIVLYLAPTGLALYRDSESLGWIAALNVLLGWTLFGWAIALGWAAAGHARGVTDQQPVHSH from the coding sequence ATGACCCATATACTTCGAGTTCTCATCGTCGGGGGGCTTGCCGCGCTCGCTGTTCTCTCGTTTGGGCTCGGTATGGCTCACAACGCGGCGGCGATACTGGGGCCGGCCCATCTACTGCTGTTCCTTCTCGCGATTGTGCTCTACCTGGCTCCAACCGGTCTGGCCCTCTACCGTGATAGCGAATCGCTGGGTTGGATAGCGGCGCTGAACGTGCTGCTGGGATGGACGCTGTTTGGCTGGGCAATTGCCCTCGGCTGGGCGGCTGCCGGTCATGCGCGCGGCGTCACGGATCAGCAGCCGGTGCATAGCCATTAG
- a CDS encoding GYD domain-containing protein: protein MPSYLVQVSYTSEAVAALVHNPQDRTGIIRKSIKNLGGKLIGSWLSFGDYDVVLIADMPDNVSAAALAMAAAAGGSLKSIKTTPLLSTEEAKAAATKASESGYTPVQQ, encoded by the coding sequence ATGCCCAGCTATCTCGTGCAGGTGTCCTACACCTCTGAAGCCGTCGCTGCCCTCGTCCACAATCCCCAGGACCGCACCGGCATCATTCGCAAGTCGATTAAGAACCTCGGCGGAAAGCTCATCGGCTCCTGGCTCTCCTTCGGCGACTACGACGTTGTGCTCATCGCCGACATGCCCGATAACGTCAGCGCCGCTGCGCTCGCGATGGCAGCCGCAGCCGGCGGTTCGTTGAAGAGCATCAAGACAACGCCGTTGCTGAGCACGGAAGAAGCGAAGGCGGCCGCAACCAAAGCCTCCGAATCCGGCTACACACCGGTCCAGCAGTAA